The Lycium barbarum isolate Lr01 chromosome 9, ASM1917538v2, whole genome shotgun sequence genome has a segment encoding these proteins:
- the LOC132608956 gene encoding 3beta,22alpha-dihydroxysteroid 3-dehydrogenase: MDTINNLFIYLFLSVFTFLLLRAVTAAHLRRRKTRLPPGTLGLPFIGETLQLISAYKTENPEPFIDDRVSKYGNIFTTHVFGEPTVFSADPETNRFILQNEGRLFESSYPGSIQNLLGRYSLLLMRGTLHKRMHSLTMSFANSSILKDHLLADIDRLVRLNLDSWTGRVFLMEEAKKITFNLTVKQLMSFDPCEWTEKLMKEYMLVIEGFFSIPLPIFSSTYRKAIQARRKVAEALGLVVRERRKERGGGERKNDMLEALFEGDGVEGGGFSDEEIVDFMLALLVAGYDTTSTIMTLAVKFLTETPHALSHLKEEHEEIRLRKGEVESLQWEDYKSMPFTQCVVNETLRIANIISGVFRRAMTDINIKGYTIPKGWKVFASFRAVHLDHAHFKDARSFDPWRWQSNAGSTSSPNVFTPFGGGPRRCPGYELARVELSVFLHHLITRFSWVPAEPDKLIFFPTTRMQKRYPIIVQRRSLFDPYKE, translated from the exons ATGGACACCATCAATAATCTCTTTATCTATCTTTTCCTCTCTGTTTTCACCTTTCTTCTCCTCCGTGCCGTAACGGCGGCTCATCTTCGCCGCCGTAAAACCCGACTCCCACCGGGTACCCTTGGCCTTCCCTTTATAGGAGAGACCCTTCAGTTAATCTCTGCGTACAAGACTGAAAACCCTGAACCCTTCATTGATGACCGTGTTTCTAAATATGGAAACATTTTCACAACCCATGTTTTCGGTGAACCGACGGTCTTCTCTGCTGACCCGGAGACGAACCGGTTTATTTTGCAGAATGAAGGCCGGCTTTTTGAATCAAGTTATCCTGGTTCGATACAGAATTTGCTAGGGAGGTATTCTCTGTTGCTCATGAGAGGAACACTTCATAAGAGAATGCATTCTTTAACTATGAGTTTTGCTAATTCTTCCATCCTTAAAGACCATCTGTTGGCCGACATAGATAGGTTGGTTAGGCTTAATTTGGATTCCTGGACCGGTCGTGTCTTCCTCATGGAGGAGGCCAAGAAG ATAACGTTTAATCTAACAGTGAAGCAGCTGATGAGTTTTGATCCATGCGAGTGGACAGAAAAGCTCATGAAAGAGTACATGCTTGTCATTGAAGGATTCTTCAGTATTCCTTTGCCTATTTTTTCTTCCACCTACCGCAAGGCAATTCAA GCTCGAAGGAAGGTGGCTGAGGCGTTGGGATTAGTGGTAAGAGAGAGGAGGAAAGAGAGAGGAGGAGGAGAGAGAAAGAATGATATGTTGGAAGCGTTGTTTGAAGGAGATGGGGTTGAAGGAGGAGGATTTTCAGATGAGGAAATAGTGGATTTTATGCTGGCATTGCTAGTGGCTGGCTATGATACAACCTCTACCATCATGACCCTTGCTGTCAAGTTCCTCACTGAGACACCCCATGCTCTCTCCCACCTCAAG GAAGAGCACGAGGAGATCAGGTTAAGAAAAGGTGAAGTTGAGTCCTTACAGTGGGAAGACTACAAGTCAATGCCCTTCACTCAATGT GTTGTTAATGAAACTCTGCGAATTGCTAACATAATTAGCGGAGTTTTCAGGAGAGCCATGACTGACATAAATATCAAAG GTTATACCATTCCGAAAGGTTGGAAGGTTTTTGCTTCTTTCCGAGCTGTTCATCTAGACCATGCGCATTTCAAAGATGCGCGTTCTTTTGATCCATGGAGGTGGCAG AGTAATGCTGGATCAACAAGCTCACCTAACGTATTCACACCGTTTGGCGGAGGACCACGGCGCTGTCCTGGTTATGAGCTTGCTAGAGTGGAGCTATCTGTTTTCCTTCACCACTTAATAACTCGTTTTAG TTGGGTTCCCGCTGAACCAGATAAATTAATTTTCTTCCCGACAACAAGGATGCAGAagcgatatccaattattgtccAACGTCGGAGCTTGTTTGACCCGTATAAAGAATGA